The genomic window ACAAGGAAAATTCCCAAAAAACAACATTCCATAAATGATCATGGTTTTTACTCCTCCTATATATTTGCTTACGACAATTCAACAATTTCTATTGTTTTTAATGATCATATAAGAAACATAGTACCTGAGAAAGGGAAAAACATAAAGTACATGAATAATCCAAGAAAGGCTGTTGTAGCACTTGTTACTGTTGATGAATCTGGGAAAGTAAAAAAATCCCCGTTGTTTGCTGCAAGGGATCAAAAAGTTATTGTAAGGCCTAAAGTGTTTTCTCAAGTAAAAATTGATCAGGCAATTATTTATGGCCAAAAGAAAAACACCTATAAAATGGGTAAAATGACCTTTTTGTCATCCAAAAATGCAAATGAAGAAAAAAAGCAGAGCGGATACCTGGAAAATCGAAATTCAGAGGATGGTGATTGACATAATTAAGTTAATTTTGCAAGGAAATTAAAAAACAGAATCTGCCTACTCATTTCATGCTGAATTTAAAAGAAATAAAAGCTCCCATTGCAAGCGAAATGTCTGAATTTGAAATAAAATTCAAAGACTCAATGAAAAGCTCAGTTCCTTTGCTGGATAAAATTACCCATTACATAGTAAAGCGCAAAGGCAAACAAATGAGACCTATGTTTGTTTTTTTATCGGCAAAGCTTTGTGGGGGAATTAATGATTCATCTTTCAGGGCAGCCTCTTTGATTGAATTATTGCACACTGCTACTCTTGTTCATGATGATGTTGTGGATGATGCCAATATGCGAAGGGGTTTTTTCTCAATAAATGCCTTATGGAAAAACAAGATTGCAGTTTTAGTGGGAGATTTCCTTTTGTCTAAAGGCTTGTTGTTATCCGTTGACAACAACGACTTCAGACTTTTAGGGATTGTAGCTAATGCAGTGAGGGAAATGAGCGAAGGCGAACTTTTGCAAATAGAAAAAGCAAGGAAATTGGATATTCAAGAGCCTGTTTATTTTGAGATAATACGGCAAAAAACAGCTTCTCTTATTGCATCATGTTGCGCCTGTGGTGCTGCCTCTGCCGGTGCTGATGAAAAAACGATAAAGCTAATGAATGATTTTGGTGAAAATACCGGAATAGCTTTTCAAATAAAAGATGATCTCTTTGACTATGGAAATGGTGAGAATACCGGAAAACCATCTGGCATTGACATTAAAGAGAAAAAAATGACACTCCCCTTGATTTTTGCCTTAAGCAAGGCTTCCTCTGAAGACAAAAAAAGGATAATCAATATTATTAAAAATCACAATGAGGATCCAATTCGGGTTGCCGAAGTGATTAATTACGTTTTAAAGAGCGGAGGAATTGAATATGCACGTGAAAAAATGAACGAGTACAAAGCAAAAGCATTGCAGCTGCTAAACGAAATGAATGACTGCCAGGCAAGAACTTCCCTTGAACAACTCGTACGGTATACAACTGAACGTGACAGATAATTAAAAAGATGAAAAAACTGCTCATTTTACTTATTCCTTTTTTATTGGTCTTTTTTTCATGCAATCAATCGCAAATTGCTGAAGAAAGAAATGAAACACCACTTGAAACTTCTCCTGAATTAAAAACAGAGGTTATTAAATCAGGTGAGATGGCATTGCATAAAACATTTTATAAAAACGGACAGCTTAGAATACAGGGAAATATGCTCAATGGAAAAAGAGAAGGCAAATGGGTTTCTTTTTATGAAGATGGAATGCCCTGGAGTGAGACTTGGTTTGATAAAGGAAGAAAACATGGGAGCACCACTACATGGAATTCTGACGGAAAAAAGTATTATGAAGGCCATTTTGAAAACAATAAGGAATCAGGAAAATGGACTTATTGGGATGAAAACGGTAGTGTAATTAAAGAGGTTGAATATTAGGATCTTCCCTCTTTTTCAGGTTTTTGTGGTAATTGATTTCTTTAAAAACATTTAGAGCGTTGCGGGCTCTTTTTTTTATGATCAAAAATCCATTTCCACCATTACCGGACAATGATCAGAGTGAATAGCATCAGGTAAAATATAAGAACTTTTAAGTTTATCTTTTAAATTTTCAGTTACCAAATGGTAATCAATGCGCCATCCCAAATTTTTGACTCTGGCATTTGCTCTATAACTCCACCAGGTGTATTGATGAGCATCTGTATTAAAATGCCTAAAGGAATCCAAAAAACCAGAATTGATAAATCCATCAAACCAAGCTCTTTCTTCAGGAAGAAAGCCAGAAGTTTTTGCATTGCTTTTTGGATTATGTATATCAATATGTTTATGGCAAATATTGTAATCTCCGCAAATAATTAATTTAGGCCTGGTAATCTTTAGCTTTTCAATGTATTCAGAAAAATCTTCAAGCCATTCCATTTTAAAAGCTTGTCTTAAATCACCACTTGATCCTGAAGGCATATAAACACTCAATACAGAAACATCGCCAAAGTCAGTCCTTAAAACCCTTCCTTCGCAATCGTATTTGTCAATTCCACATCCAATTTCCACATGTGAAGGTTGTATTTTGCTCAGTATTGCAACGCCACTATACCCTTTTTTAATAGCAGGATTCCAAAAGCAATGATAGCCTAATTTTATAAAAGGTTCCAAATCAAATTGTGATGGACTTGCTTTTATTTCTTGCAGGCATACAATATCCGGGTTAACTGATTTTAACCAATCAAGCCATCCTTTGTTAATTGCGGCTCTTATTCCGTTTACATTGTAAGATATTATTTTAGGCATTTTAGCGTTGTCTTGTAAATTAATCAGAAACAGCTGCAAATATACTTAAAATGACAAATATTGAACCGGGCAGCTTTTATTCTTTATTTCAGTATAATGGGTTTATCCCTGGTTTTTTATACTTTCACTTTAAAAAAAACGATAAATTTCAATGGTTATTCATTGTGAAGGTAAATTTCATTAAATTCTTCTCTTTTTATATAGAAAAATCATTTTGGCAGTGTGTTTTTGATATTAATAAATGCAAGGTGAAACAAAAAGAATTGTAAGCTTTTAGCATCGCTTTTCTTTCAATATAGAATTTATTAAAGAATGTATTTCAATTATTGAAACCATACAGGAAAATACTCGTTTTGCTGTGCATTTTAAATGCCGGAATTGGTGGTTATGCCCAAACAGGGAATAACCTTCGGGAAAAGCATTTAATTCCTTCAATTACGGATACTATTAAACTGGATTCCCTTTCCATAATTTCCGGTTCAGAAATAATTTATCTTTCTGATGGCACTATTGCCGATTCCCTTTTTTATGGGATCGATTATTTTTCCGCTTCACTCTATTTTAAGCAAGAATATTCGGATACCATTAAACTACTCTATAGGGTTTTTCCTTATGATTTTAAAAAAACTTTTCAAAACAAAGATTTTGGAAAACTTGAACCCGATGAAACAGGAGCCATAAATCCATTTTCCTACATCTATGATGAGCATAACAATGAAAATGATATTTTTAAACTTGAAGGCTTAAACAAAAACGGAAGTATTTCAAGAGGAGTAACAATGGGAAATAATCAGGATCTTGCTGTTAATTCAAACATGAATTTGCAATTATCGGGTAAAATTAATGAAGAGGTAAGTATACTGGCTGCAATTACGGATAATAATATTCCAATTCAACCTGATGGAAACACCCAGCAATTGCAGGATTTCGACCAGGTTTACATACAGGTTTTTAATGAACGTACGAAATTAACTGCAGGAGATTTCCAACTTATCCGTCCCCCTGGTTATTTTATGAATTATTATAAAAGGGCACAGGGAGGACATTTTTCAACTTCTGTGGATACAGGAAAAGAAAAAAAAGGAATTTATAAAATTTCTGCAGCAGCAGCTGTTTCCAGGGGAAAGTTTGCACGCAATCAAATAACCGGAATAGAAGGAATTCAAGGTCCATACCGTTTAAAAGGCAATGAAAACGAAACATTCATTATCGCCCTCTCTGGAACTGAAAATGTTTTTATAGATGGCCAACTTCTCAAACGTGGACAGGAGTACGATTACATTATTGATTACAATACAGCTGAAATAACTTTTACAGCCAATAAACTGATTACAAAAGACAAAAGAATTGTAGTGGAATTCCAGTATTCTGACCGTAATTATGCCCGTTCATTGTTTTTTGTGGGAAACGAATTTGAAACTGACCGCTTAAAAGCAAGATTAAATATTTATTCTGAGCAGGATGCTAAAAACCAGCCTCTAATGCAGGAACTTGACCCTCAGAAACAACAATTAATGGCAAGCATTGGGGATAGTATTCATAAGGCCCTTTATACAAATGTAGACAGTGTAGGCTTTACACCTGATCAGATTTTATATCAATTGAAAGACAGCCTTGTGCAGGGTGCTTTTTTTGATTCGGTATTTGTATATTCCACCAATCCAGAAAATGCATTTTATCGTCTGGGATTCTCTATTGTAGGGCAAGGCATGGGGAATTATGTGCAAAAAAGCAGCACTGCAAATGGTAAAGTATTTGAATGGATAGCCCCTGTAAACGGCATAAGGCAAGGTTCCTATGAACCAATAACAATTCTTGTGACTCCAAAAAAAACCCAGATGATTACTTTTGGAGGGGAATATAAAATTACAAAAAACACATTGGGAAATTTTGAAATTGCAGTGAGCAATAATGACATAAATACTTTTTCCTCTTATGATACACAAGACAACACGGATCTAGCTTTTCGTGTTGGTATAATAAACAATAAACCATTAAATCCTTTATCGGAAAAAGGCTGGACTTTATCCACCCTTGCAAATTATGAACAGGTGAATGCTAATTTTACCCGTATAGAACGTTTTAGACCTGTTGAATTTGAAAGAGACTGGAATATATTGAATCAGTCTTTTAATGAATCACAACATATTTCAACCGCAGGAGTAGGCCTTGGCAAAAAAAATGTTGGTAGCTTTAACTACCAATTAAGTTCATTTAATACAAAAAGTGAATATACTGCCCTTAAAAATATTTTAAATGCTGATTTCACCCACAGGAATTATGCTTTTAACCTTGCGGGAAGTTACCTGATGACTGAAGGATTTAAAAGCAGTTCAGAATTTTTCAGGCATAGAGCAAGTATTGAAAAAAGGATGAAATACATTACAGTGGGTCTTTGGGAAGATTATGAAAGCAACCTGATTAAACCCATTGAGGCTGAAACATTGCTAGTTTCCAGTTACCAGTATTTTGAATGGGAGACTTTTATTTCCAATGCTGACACAGCAGTTAATAAATATACCCTTCGGTATAGGCAAAGAATAGATCAAGTGCCTTTTGAAAATACTCTTAATCGTTCAACATTTGGCGAGAGCATTACCTTTGATTTTGGGTTAAATAAAAATCCGAATTCTACTTTAAGGGGAAGTTCAACTTACAGGAAACTTTCCATTACCAATGAAAATCTTACTACTGCTAAACCTGAAGAAACAGTACTTGGAAGACTTGAATATTCATTAAGGTTATTGAAAGGAAGCATTACATCCACTACATTTTATGAGGTAGGATCAGGGCTTGAGGTGAAAAAAGAATTTTCATTTATTGAAGTACCTGCCGGACAAGGTGTTTATGCATATATAGGTGATTTAAATTACAATGGAGTTAAGGATTTAGATGAATTTGAAATGGCCCCGCTTCCGGATTTAGCCCGATATATTAAGATTTTTACACCAACCAATGAATTTGTAAGAGTTTATAGCAATCAATTCAATGAAGTACTTAATGTTAATCCTGCATCAATATGGAACAATAAAAAAGGCTTAAGAAAGCAGGCAGCAAAATTTTCCAATCAAACTGCATATCGTATCGATCGAAGAACAGGAACCGATAATGCTATTTCATCATTTAATCCTTTTTTCAATGAAGTTCAGGATACCATGCTCATTACTTTGAATTCTTCGGTAAGAAACACTGTTTTTTTCAACCGAACTGATCCAAAATTCGGTATTGAATACAATTGGCAGGATAACAGAAATAAAAATATATTGGTTAATGGTTTTGATTCCCGCACCAATATTTTTAACAGCTTGCGTTCCAGGTGGAACATAACCAGGATTTATGCCTTAAATATGGCAGCTACAAAGGGAACAAAAACAAGCAGATCGGAATTTCTCAGCAACCGTAATTTTGTAATTAATTACATAGAAATGGAACCCAGGTTTGTTTTTCAGCCAAATACAAATTTAAGGATAAGTATTATTTACAAATACATGGAAAAGAAAAACTTACCTGATTTGGGAGGAGAACGGGCAATTACGCACAACATGGGATCTGAAATCAAATACAGTGTATTGACCAAAGGAAATTTGCTTGTAAATGCGAATTATATTATAAATGAATTTAATGCCTCTGATAATACTTTGTTGTCCTTTGAAATGCTTGAAGGACTTCAAATAGGGCAAAATGTCACCTGGAGTATTTCTTACCAAAGGAATTTATCAGTCAATATGCAATTAAGCCTTACTTATACTGGAAGAACTTCCGAGGCTATCCGCACTATTCACACCGGTGGGGTTCAGGTAAGAGCATTTTTCTAGAAGGTTTAGAAATAAACTTCTGATCAGGTTTTTATTCTTTTTGATTTCATTAATCATTTTTGCTTTGGAGGTTTGGTTAAATGTTATTTATTAACCCTACAAGTATTGTATTTACTTGGTTTCAATTTAAAAACATTTAACCTTTTCATTAAAGGTACTTAACGAAAAACACTTTTGAAATCATTATTTAAATCTTTAACCGCAACAATTTTTATCAGATAAAATTTAATGCAATTAAATTTCTTTTTAAACCCCACAAGAATTCAATAAAACACACGTTGTAACCCTTGTTACACAACGAACACAACGCTACAAGCCTTGATTATTTTAAATAAACAAGGATGCTCTTTAAGCGTAAGAGTTTAATAAAAGCAGTTTCTGGTTCTCTTTAATTATAATTAAAAAATTTCAAATGAGATTAAAGATTGTTCATTTAACTTTAATGGCCTGTGTATTTGCAATTCCTGTTTATAGTCAAAAAGGAAAAGACGGAAACAAAACAATTAACACTCCCAATACAATAGTGAATGAATTTACCACGCTAAATTCAAATGCCAATGCAGGTAGTAATAACCTTGTTGTTGGCGATGTATTACTAAATTCAAATGGTTTATTTTCTGGCCCTTTGGGATATGGGGATTTGTTGATGATAATTCAAATGCAGGGGGCAACCCTTAAAGGAAATGTAAATGATAGCACCTGGGGCTCAATAATTTCTTACAATAATTCGGGCTTATTTGAATTTGTGCAAGTTAACAGCATAATCAATAACAGTACAATCAATTTATCCTGTCCCTTACAAAATAGTTATTCTTCAAATGGAAAAGTTCAGGTAATAAGGGTTCCAAGGTTTTCATCCTTAACACTAAATAATGGTGGAGAATTAACCACACCAACATGGAATGGAGCAACCGGAGGAGTAATGAGTGTGGAGGTTAACGGGCCAACGGCAATTAATTCCGGGGCAAGTATAAATGTAATGGGTCGAGGCTTCAGAGGTGGTGGTATAAACAATACTTCTTCAATACCTGGCCTAGGTGTATATTCCTCTTTTGATGCTAAGGATGGAGGAGAAAAGGGAGAAAGTATTGGAGGATATCAAACAGATTACAATTTAATTGGAGGATATTTTTCCCGTGGTGCTCCAGCTAATGCGGGAGGTGGAGGAAATGCACACAATTCAGGAGGTGGTGGAGGTTCAAATGCCGGTATTCTTGTTGATTATACAGGTAATGGCAACCCTGATATTTCTAATCCAAATTGGATAAATGCATGGAACCTGGAATATCCCGGTTTTTCCAATACAACATCTACTGGTGGTGGCAAAGGCGGGTATACCTATGCTTTAAAGGATGAAGACGCAATTTATACCGGGCCAGGTGAAGTTACCTGGGAAGGAGACAATAGAAAAAATACAGGTGGAAAAGGAGGAAGACCTTTGGATTATTCCACTGGAAGATTATTTCTAGGAGGGGGAGGAGGTTCGGGTGATGCAAACGATGGATGCTCTGGTGCTGCAGGGGCTGGAGGGGGATTAATTTACATGCTTTGCTATGGAACGGTATCTGGAACTGGACAGATAAATGCAAATGGATCCAATGGGGCGAATACATTTGGCCTCGGAAAAGATGCTGCTAGCGGAGCAGGAGGCGGTGGAACTGTAATTTTAAATGCATCAGGTGCAATCAATGGGATTTCAATTGTTGCCAATGGTGGGAATGGAGGAAATCAAGTGTATAACAATCCCAACAATCCTTTTGAGTCGGAAGGACCTGGAGGAGGTGGTGGCGGAGGATATATTGCCATTTCAAATGGGAATATTTCACGTATTGCAAAAGGAGGAAAAAATGGAACAACAAATGCTGCCGGTGTTTCTGAGTTTATACCAAACGGAGCAACAAGCGGGGGAAATGGTTTTGACAATGAAAAGATAATTAATTATAATTACACGATACTCCCTATTAACGATACTGTATGTTCAGGAAATAGTGCTCTTCTTTTTGCAAAACTACAGGGATCGTATCCTTCCGGTACAACAATTTTTTGGTTTGATGCTCCTGTTAATGGACAATTGATTGGCACAGGAAATTCTTTTTCAACCCCTGTTTTAACTCAAACCACAACCTATTATTTAAGTACCTGTCCGGGTTTAGAAAAGGCCACAGTAACCGCTGTGGTAATTCCTGCTCCTGTTGCCAATTTTAAATTACAGGATGTTTGCTTAAATGATCCTGTTTATTTTACTGATTTATCAACTTCTACAGGCGAATCCATTGTTTTTCAGGAATGGGATTTTGGAGATGGATCAAGACTTAACCACAGTAAAAATCCTGTATACACATATAAATCTGCAGGAACTTTCAACGTTACTTTAAATGTTAAAACAAGCAGGGGTTGCAGCAGTTCTTTTTCCCGATTAGTAACAGTTCATCCTTCTCCTGTTGCAGACTTTGCTGCAATACCATTAAAGGCAAGCATATTTGATCCTGTTGTTACCTTTACCAATAAATCAACTGATGCTACATCTTGGATTTGGAACTTTGGAGATGGCTCATCTTTAGAAAATGTATTGCATCCAAAACATCGATTTCCAAGTAATGGCCCAGGAAATTATCTTGTGCAATTGTTTGTTTCTACTGATTATGGTTGCACTGATACAGTTGAAAAATTAATTGAAATAATTCCTGAATTCACCTTTTATGCTCCAAATACTTTCACCCCTGATAACGATGGAATAAATGATAATTTTTTTGGCACTGGAATAGGAATAGTGGATTACGAGATGTGGATATTTGATAGATGGGGAATGCAGGTATTTTATACCAACGACAGGGAAATTACCTGGGATGGAAGGGTGCAAAATGGAAAGACAAACAATGAAATTGCCCAACAAGATGTGTATGTATGGATGGTAAAGTTAAGGGATGTATTTGGAAAAATGCATGAATACAAGGGGCACGTAACTTTGTTAAAGTAGGATAATTGAATTGTTTGGGCACAATTAATTTACGCGCTTATTAGGGAAACTTCCAATACTTAAAAACATCAATTATAAGCGAATGATCAACTAAATGAAGGTTTTTTTTATTTGCAGTGGTGGTCATATTGCACTGAAGCCTTAGAATTACCCAGTTCAACAGATTTCTTATAATCCTCACAAGCCCCTGATTTATCCTCTAGCGCAATTTTAGAAAGGGCGCGATTAAAATATGCAGGTTCATATTCCTTGTTCATTCCAATTACCCTGGTGAAAATCTGAATTGCTTCAGGAAATTGTCTTTGTTGGTATTTCACTGAACCCAAAGAAAAAACAGCGTCAATAAAATCTGGCTTACTTTCTAAAGATTTATTAAAAAAAACATTTGCAGCAGGATAATTTTTTTGGCTGTATCGCACAAGTCCCATATTATAATAGGCTTTCCAGCTACCTGGATCGTGTTGCAATGCTAGCCTAAAATCCTTAACGGCATGCTCTCCTTTACCAAGGGCTTTTTTAGCCAAACCCCTATTGATGTATGTGTTTGGATTCTTCTCATTGCATTTTGCCGCTAAATTGAAATCTTTTATAGCCCCCTTATAATCATGCAGGTTATACTTACACAAACCCCTGTTATAATAGGCGAGTTCAAACTTTTTATCCTCCTTAATGGCATTGGAGAAGCTTATTATGGAATTATGGTAATTTTTCTGATAATAAAGTTCTAAACCTTTATCAAATTGTTCTCGGGAGGAATTCTGGGCAATAAGGGCAACTGCAATAAAACAAAACAGCGCAGTAACAATGGACTTTTTCATTTTAATTTACGTGTTTTTCTATCAAAAAGTAAATATAAACTATTCAAAATAATGAATCAAGAATTCGATGAATAAAGTTAACATTATCACCTCAAATTATTGTTTGAAAGAGAAGTTTGAATTCAATTATTTAGCCAAAAAGAAGCTTAGCTGAAAAAACGAAAAAATATAAATTAATTTATTTAAGCTCGAAATTAACCGATCCTATCTTTGCTTTGTCAGCATAAATATCAGCTACATATAAGCCACTTGGAAGAATTTCCGTCTCCTTAACTGTGAAATAAGCACAACCAGTAATAACTTCATTTTGGTATTCCACATTTCTTTTTGCGCTATATAAGCCTCTAATGCCATCAAAGGAGAACATATAATTATCATCAGCACCTTCTGCCAGAACTTTTCCTTCAGGAGACAAAATTCTTAC from Bacteroidota bacterium includes these protein-coding regions:
- a CDS encoding polyprenyl synthetase family protein translates to MLNLKEIKAPIASEMSEFEIKFKDSMKSSVPLLDKITHYIVKRKGKQMRPMFVFLSAKLCGGINDSSFRAASLIELLHTATLVHDDVVDDANMRRGFFSINALWKNKIAVLVGDFLLSKGLLLSVDNNDFRLLGIVANAVREMSEGELLQIEKARKLDIQEPVYFEIIRQKTASLIASCCACGAASAGADEKTIKLMNDFGENTGIAFQIKDDLFDYGNGENTGKPSGIDIKEKKMTLPLIFALSKASSEDKKRIINIIKNHNEDPIRVAEVINYVLKSGGIEYAREKMNEYKAKALQLLNEMNDCQARTSLEQLVRYTTERDR
- the xth gene encoding exodeoxyribonuclease III: MPKIISYNVNGIRAAINKGWLDWLKSVNPDIVCLQEIKASPSQFDLEPFIKLGYHCFWNPAIKKGYSGVAILSKIQPSHVEIGCGIDKYDCEGRVLRTDFGDVSVLSVYMPSGSSGDLRQAFKMEWLEDFSEYIEKLKITRPKLIICGDYNICHKHIDIHNPKSNAKTSGFLPEERAWFDGFINSGFLDSFRHFNTDAHQYTWWSYRANARVKNLGWRIDYHLVTENLKDKLKSSYILPDAIHSDHCPVMVEMDF
- a CDS encoding tetratricopeptide repeat protein translates to MKKSIVTALFCFIAVALIAQNSSREQFDKGLELYYQKNYHNSIISFSNAIKEDKKFELAYYNRGLCKYNLHDYKGAIKDFNLAAKCNEKNPNTYINRGLAKKALGKGEHAVKDFRLALQHDPGSWKAYYNMGLVRYSQKNYPAANVFFNKSLESKPDFIDAVFSLGSVKYQQRQFPEAIQIFTRVIGMNKEYEPAYFNRALSKIALEDKSGACEDYKKSVELGNSKASVQYDHHCK
- a CDS encoding gliding motility-associated C-terminal domain-containing protein; protein product: MRLKIVHLTLMACVFAIPVYSQKGKDGNKTINTPNTIVNEFTTLNSNANAGSNNLVVGDVLLNSNGLFSGPLGYGDLLMIIQMQGATLKGNVNDSTWGSIISYNNSGLFEFVQVNSIINNSTINLSCPLQNSYSSNGKVQVIRVPRFSSLTLNNGGELTTPTWNGATGGVMSVEVNGPTAINSGASINVMGRGFRGGGINNTSSIPGLGVYSSFDAKDGGEKGESIGGYQTDYNLIGGYFSRGAPANAGGGGNAHNSGGGGGSNAGILVDYTGNGNPDISNPNWINAWNLEYPGFSNTTSTGGGKGGYTYALKDEDAIYTGPGEVTWEGDNRKNTGGKGGRPLDYSTGRLFLGGGGGSGDANDGCSGAAGAGGGLIYMLCYGTVSGTGQINANGSNGANTFGLGKDAASGAGGGGTVILNASGAINGISIVANGGNGGNQVYNNPNNPFESEGPGGGGGGGYIAISNGNISRIAKGGKNGTTNAAGVSEFIPNGATSGGNGFDNEKIINYNYTILPINDTVCSGNSALLFAKLQGSYPSGTTIFWFDAPVNGQLIGTGNSFSTPVLTQTTTYYLSTCPGLEKATVTAVVIPAPVANFKLQDVCLNDPVYFTDLSTSTGESIVFQEWDFGDGSRLNHSKNPVYTYKSAGTFNVTLNVKTSRGCSSSFSRLVTVHPSPVADFAAIPLKASIFDPVVTFTNKSTDATSWIWNFGDGSSLENVLHPKHRFPSNGPGNYLVQLFVSTDYGCTDTVEKLIEIIPEFTFYAPNTFTPDNDGINDNFFGTGIGIVDYEMWIFDRWGMQVFYTNDREITWDGRVQNGKTNNEIAQQDVYVWMVKLRDVFGKMHEYKGHVTLLK